The Camelina sativa cultivar DH55 chromosome 14, Cs, whole genome shotgun sequence genome includes a window with the following:
- the LOC104744189 gene encoding putative U-box domain-containing protein 58 produces the protein MVENSQVLFARLCVELFHELPPLPSDESHGQITTFERLFLRKCQTELENSSPRTDEQLPLVYVHESNCYRFIKTVRVLAEVFKNTKITETTRKSIIQVLMNPILPLERNTDAIHLFLYSIGKLADFQFSNENSNFNQLVQSFRAVELESNHNDEVKLRKEAEVAFAKKKEEVEMMERLLESYKEEQGTLQLEAQALEHKHDAELQLRRQTETLLVREQEKMNKVKVQLENLENERGDMRLKAEEFQSKYKGEMIRRIESETVLEKELKELEGLKLQLETYKTEEENLTSQVRAWQDKYEQELTLRKETEVALSNEKLELETVNELFETINLEAVAIREDKDNAIKKAQELMAKRQPPPSFYCPITQEVMKDPHLAADGFTYEVEAINKWLSTGHRTSPMTNLELSHLTLVPNRALRSAIEELN, from the exons ATGGTGGAAAACTCCCAAGTATTATTCGCTCGTTTGTGCGTTGAGCTTTTCCACGAGCTTCCCCCTCTACCATCAGATGAATCTCACGGCCAGATTACAACTTTTGAGAGACTGTTTTTGCGCAAATGCCAAACCGAGCTTGAAAACTCGTCCCCCAGAACTGATGAACAACTACCATTGGTTTATGTCCATGAATCAAACTGTTACAGATTCATCAAAACCGTTAGGGTTCTGGCAGAGGTTTTCAAGAATACCAAGATCACTGAAACCACACGGAAAAGCATTATTCAG GTGCTGATGAATCCCATCCTGCCACTTGAAAGGAACACCGATGCTATTCATTTATTTCTCTACTCCATTGGCAAACTAGCTGACTTCCAGTTTTCtaatgaaaattcaaatttcaatcaGCTAGTTCAAAGTTTTCGG GCTGTAGAGTTGGAGAGCAATCACAATGATGAAGTCAAGCTTAGGAAAGAGGCTGAAGTTGCATTTgctaagaaaaaggaagaagtggaGATGATGGAACGTTTACTTGAGTCTTATAAGGAAGAACAAGGTACACTGCAACTTGAAGCGCAAGCCTTGGAGCACAAGCATGACGCAGAGTTGCAGCTTAGGAGACAAACAGAAACCTTGCTTGTCCGAGAACAGGAGAAAATGAACAAGGTAAAGGTTCAGCTggaaaatcttgaaaatgaacGTGGTGATATGCGTTTGAAGGCTGAGGAGTTCCAGAGCAAGTACAAGGGAGAGATGATTCGCAGGATTGAATCGGAGACTGTGCTGGAGAAAGAATTGAAAGAGTTGGAAGGACTGAAGCTACAGCTTGAAACCtataaaacagaggaagagaaccTAACTTCACAAGTCAGAGCTTGGCAGGACAAGTACGAGCAAGAGTTGACTCTTAGGAAAGAAACAGAGGTTGCACTTTCTAATGAAAAGCTAGAGCTTGAGACAGTCAACGAACTATTCGAAACCATCAACTTAGAAGCAGTTGCTATACGAGAAGACAAGGACAATGCTATCAAAAAAGCACAAGAGCTAATGGCAAAACGTCAACCTCCACCATCATTTTACTGCCCTATCACACAG GAGGTCATGAAAGATCCCCACTTGGCTGCTGATGGATTCACATACGAAGTAGAAGCAATTAATAAATGGCTTAGTACAGGTCACCGGACGTCGCCCATGACAAATCTCGAACTTTCACATCTCACTCTTGTCCCTAACCGTGCTCTCCGCTCTGCGATTGAGGAGTTGAATTAG
- the LOC104744188 gene encoding putative U-box domain-containing protein 58 has protein sequence MATLENSCVLFAHLCVELLHEIPPLPSDGEITTFERQFLRRCQIELENSSPKTEQFPLVYLDESTYLRFIKTVRVLAETSKNTKIIERTRKNITKVLMNPIFPPERNTDAMNLFLCSIKKLADLEFSNENLNQLVQSFQAVELESNYKEEVKLRKEAEDALAKKEEEVEMMELFLESYKKELGKLQLEAQALEHKHEAELQLRREREIAAGVERSYMTWNYEYFLRIYNEQVELRNEAEDALAIKKEEVEVMEGLLESYKEEQDNLKSQVLTWRDMYDQESTVRKETEDALSKEKQELETVKGLLEVSRQEADAMRQERDNALKTAQELMTERQPLSSFVCPITQDVMKDPHVAADGFTYEAESIKKWLSTGHKTSPMTNLQLAHVNLIPNRTLRSAIQELV, from the exons ATGGCGACATTGGAAAACTCGTGTGTATTATTTGCCCATCTATGTGTAGAGCTTCTTCACGAGATTCCCCCTCTTCCATCTGACGGCGAGATTACAACTTTTGAGAGACAGTTTTTGCGCAGATGCCAAATAGAGCTTGAAAACTCATCCCCCAAAACAGAACAATTCCCACTTGTTTATCTTGATGAATCAACTTATTTGAGATTCATCAAGACCGTTAGGGTTTTGGCTGAAACTTCCAAGAATACGAAGATCATTGAAAGAACACGGAAAAACATAACTAAG GTGCTTATGAATCCCATCTTTCCACCAGAGAGGAACACTGATGCTATGAATTTGTTTCTCTGCTCCATTAAAAAACTAGCTGACTTAGAgttttcaaatgaaaatctGAATCAGCTAGTTCAAAGTTTTCAG GCTGTAGAGTTGGAGAGCAATTACAAGGAAGAAGTCAAGCTTAGGAAAGAGGCAGAAGATGCACTTGctaagaaagaggaagaagtggaGATGATGGAACTGTTTCTTGAGTCCTACAAGAAAGAACTAGGTAAACTGCAACTTGAAGCTCAGGCCTTAGAGCACAAGCATGAGGCAGAGTTGCAGCttaggagagaaagagaaatcgcTGCAGGCGTAGAACGTTCTTATATGACTTGGAACTATGAATATTTCCTGCGCATCTACAATGAGCAAGTGGAGCTTAGAAACGAAGCAGAAGATGCACTTGctataaaaaaggaagaagtagAGGTGATGGAAGGGCTACTTGAGTCTTACAAGGAAGAACAAG ACAACCTGAAATCACAGGTCTTAACTTGGCGAGACATGTACGACCAAGAGTCAACTGTTAGGAAAGAAACCGAGGATGCTCTAtctaaagaaaaacaagagcTCGAGACTGTCAAAGGACTACTTGAAGTGTCCAGGCAAGAAGCAGATGCGATGCGACAAGAGAGGGACAATGCTCTCAAAACAGCACAAGAGTTAATGACAGAGCGCCAACCTCTATCATCATTTGTCTGCCCTATCACACAG GATGTCATGAAAGATCCGCACGTTGCTGCCGATGGATTCACATACGAAGCAGAATCTATCAAGAAATGGCTTAGCACAGGTCACAAGACGTCGCCGATGACAAATCTTCAACTTGCTCATGTCAACCTTATCCCTAACCGTACTCTCCGGTCTGCGATTCAGGAGttggtttga
- the LOC104743045 gene encoding uncharacterized protein LOC104743045, with protein MARAACSSAVVTAMALLPSTSSTSCKSLLLLSSRRNQLLFSGGKSKFVGVLTFQNQKRCFASTTKVSMSLKAGIVGLPNVGKSTLFNAVVENGKAQAANFPFCTIEPNVGIVAVPDSRLHVLSKLSSSQKIVPASIEFVDIAGLVKGASQGEGLGNKFLSHIREVDSILQVVRCFEDNDIIHVNGKVDPKSDIDVINLELIFCDLDQIGKRIERLKKGKAKDSQSKVKEEAEKSALERIQEALLDGKPARAVALSDLEMDVVKHLCLLTMKPMIYVANVAETDLAEPEKNAYVEEVKGLSSDLQSGHVVVSAQVESELTELPLEERTEYLNSLGVSESGLGNLIRATYSLLGLQTYFTSGEKETRAWTIHAGMTAPQAAGVIHSDFEKGFIRAETVAYEDFVSAGSLAAAREKGLLRSEGKEYIVKEGDVMLFRFNV; from the exons ATGGCGAGAGCAGCTTGTAGCAGTGCCGTCGTCACGGCTATGGCTTTGTTGCCTTCtacttcttctacttcttgtaagtctcttcttcttctctcaagtAGAAGAAACCAGCTCCTCTTCTCAGGGGGTAAATCCAAGTTCGTCGGAGTTCTGACCTTCCAGAACCAGAAGCGATGCTTTGCCTCCACCACCAAAGTAAGCATGAGCCTGAAAGCTGGAATCGTCGGTCTTCCTAACGTTGGCAAGTCTACTCTCTTTAACGCCGTc GTTGAGAATGGAAAGGCTCAAGCTGCTAATTTCCCCTTTTGCACGATTGAGCCCAATGTTGGCATTGTTGCTGTTCCTGATTCTCGTCTTCATGTTCTCTCCAAACTCAGTAGTTCCCAAAAAATTGTCCCTGCATCCATTGAGTTTGTGGACATTGCTGGTCTTGTCAAGGGTGCTAGCCAAGGAGAA ggTTTAGGCAATAAGTTCTTATCTCACATCAGAGAAGTTGATTCCATCCTCCAG GTGGTGCGATGTTTCGAGGACAATGACATTATTCATGTCAATGGCAAAGTTGATCCCAAGTCTGACATTGATGTCATCAATCTCGAGCTTATTTTCTGCGACTTAGATCAG ATTGGTAAAAGGATTGAAAGACTTAAGAAAGGGAAGGCTAAGGATTCACAATCCAAAGTCAAG GAGGAAGCTGAGAAATCTGCTTTGGAAAGAATTCAGGAGGCTCTCCTGGATGGAAAACCTGCACGGGCAGTTGCATTGTCCGACCTCGAGATGGATGTTGTGAAGCATCTCTGCTTGCTTACAATGAAGCCTATGATCTATGTGGCAAATGTTGCGGAAACTGATCTTGCTGAGCCGGAGAAGAACGCCTATGTTGAAGAAGTGAAGGGTCTTTCTTCTGATTTGCAGTCTGGACATGTGGTTGTTTCAGCCCAG GTTGAGTCTGAGCTAACCGAACTTCCTCTTGAAGAACGCACGGAATATTTGAACTCTCTAGGTGTCAGTGAAAGTGGCCTCGGGAACCTTATCAGGGCAACATACAGCCTGCTAGGTTTGCAGACTTACTTCACTTCTGGTGAAAAG GAAACAAGAGCATGGACAATACACGCAG GCATGACTGCACCACAAGCTGCTGGCGTCATTCATTCTGACTTTGAGAAAGGTTTTATTCGAGCTGAGACT GTTGCATATGAAGATTTTGTGTCTGCGGGGTCTCTTGCAGCAGCAAGGGAGAAAGGACTT ttgAGATCAGAGGGTAAAGAGTATATTGTCAAAGAAGGAGATGTGATGCTTTTCCGCTTCAACGTATAG